The following proteins are encoded in a genomic region of Dioscorea cayenensis subsp. rotundata cultivar TDr96_F1 chromosome 8, TDr96_F1_v2_PseudoChromosome.rev07_lg8_w22 25.fasta, whole genome shotgun sequence:
- the LOC120267665 gene encoding protein GLUTAMINE DUMPER 5-like, with product MRSESSFDAWTKPTTSPLSQSEVHHHQKAHSAGWHSPVLYLFGGLAAMVGLIAFALLILACSYWKLSGYLDSTENTTHDEVQEMTNMKQEMIKTATQQCSEMRLVVIMAGEEKPTFLATPINSSHAASSSSSSSSSGGGKMSKNEMEVKEEKMESSDHSGQRVEQLADASSS from the coding sequence ATGAGATCAGAATCAAGCTTTGATGCATGGACAAAGCCAACAACATCACCACTATCACAATCAGAGGTGCACCACCACCAGAAGGCACACTCGGCAGGGTGGCACTCTCCGGTGCTGTATCTCTTCGGAGGCCTGGCAGCCATGGTTGGTCTCATAGCCTTTGCGCTTCTCATTCTTGCTTGCTCCTATTGGAAGCTCTCAGGCTACCTTGATAGCACTGAGAACACAACTCATGATGAAGTCCAAGAGATGACCAACATGAAGCAAGAGATGATCAAAACTGCCACACAACAATGCTCAGAGATGAGGTTGGTGGTGATCATGGCCGGAGAAGAGAAGCCTACCTTCTTGGCCACTCCCATTAATTCAAGCCATgctgcatcatcatcatcatcatcatcatcttctggtgGAGGAAAGATGTCTAAGAATGAGATGGAGGTCAaagaggagaagatggagagTAGTGATCATAGTGGTCAGAGAGTGGAGCAATTAGCTGATGCATCATCAAGTTAA